A DNA window from Rossellomorea marisflavi contains the following coding sequences:
- a CDS encoding AbrB family transcriptional regulator has product MRILASLIVGFLGGGLFTLLHIPLSWMLGAMVSMFIVKKWGRFDLKWPPLLRNLALVIVGYSIGHSFSKRTVVEIFTQLPTMLLMTIFIIVFSMGLAFIITKTTGINLASTITGSVPGGLSQMVVLGEEMKNVNLTVVTILQVVRVLSVVCIVPFLVFSPLLGGEAANTSGVPPTDPASFRWELLLFFAVAVITGLFAKKIRFPTPFLLGPILVIGGCMIGGAGVPDMPGVFIILAQLSLGIYFSFMLDISPSRQLTAFILWSVVTSIGLLAFSIGLSFLLSSWHHISFMTAFISLSPGGMAEMALLGHAVGADLSIITGYHLFRILFILFLMPPVLKAIFKLPYFKEPDNPRRASS; this is encoded by the coding sequence ATGCGAATACTTGCATCACTGATCGTCGGCTTCCTTGGCGGCGGCTTATTCACTCTTCTCCATATCCCGTTATCGTGGATGCTCGGGGCCATGGTTTCCATGTTCATCGTGAAAAAATGGGGAAGGTTCGACCTGAAATGGCCACCTCTGCTGAGGAATCTGGCCCTCGTCATCGTCGGATATTCCATCGGTCATTCCTTCAGTAAACGGACCGTGGTGGAGATCTTCACGCAGCTCCCCACCATGCTGTTGATGACCATCTTCATCATCGTGTTCAGCATGGGTCTCGCATTCATCATCACCAAGACGACGGGAATCAACCTGGCCTCCACCATAACGGGGAGTGTGCCGGGAGGGTTGTCTCAAATGGTGGTCCTCGGGGAGGAAATGAAAAATGTGAACCTGACGGTGGTGACGATCCTTCAGGTTGTAAGGGTCCTCAGTGTCGTATGTATCGTCCCCTTTCTCGTATTCAGCCCCTTGCTCGGAGGCGAGGCAGCGAATACGTCAGGGGTCCCGCCGACAGATCCGGCGTCGTTCCGTTGGGAACTGTTGCTCTTTTTCGCAGTGGCTGTCATCACGGGGCTTTTTGCGAAGAAGATCCGCTTTCCTACTCCCTTCCTCCTCGGCCCGATCCTGGTGATCGGAGGGTGCATGATCGGAGGAGCGGGGGTGCCGGATATGCCCGGAGTGTTCATCATCCTGGCCCAGCTTTCCCTTGGGATCTACTTCAGCTTCATGCTGGATATCTCTCCTTCAAGGCAGTTGACGGCCTTCATCCTTTGGTCGGTCGTCACCTCGATCGGTCTGCTCGCCTTTTCCATCGGGCTCAGCTTCCTGCTCAGCAGCTGGCATCATATCTCCTTCATGACGGCCTTCATCAGCCTTTCACCGGGGGGCATGGCAGAGATGGCCCTGCTGGGTCACGCAGTCGGAGCCGATCTATCCATCATCACCGGTTACCATCTGTTCAGGATCCTGTTCATCCTGTTCCTCATGCCGCCCGTGCTGAAGGCGATCTTCAAGCTTCCATATTTCAAGGAACCTGACAACCCTAGAAGAGCATCTTCTTGA
- a CDS encoding cupin domain-containing protein yields MKIYEFNKESGKTITRFNSSGVTIHPLLKPDSPFQIGYFYLEEKSVIGMHPAMCDQVLMITSGNGWVRVKDGEKLPVKAGMAVYWSKGEEHESGSETGMTAIVAEGSDLDPQRFLSSF; encoded by the coding sequence ATGAAAATATATGAGTTCAATAAAGAATCCGGTAAAACCATAACCCGGTTCAACAGCAGCGGGGTGACGATCCACCCCCTTTTGAAGCCCGATTCACCTTTCCAGATCGGATATTTTTACCTTGAGGAAAAAAGCGTCATCGGAATGCATCCGGCCATGTGCGACCAAGTGCTTATGATCACGTCCGGCAATGGATGGGTAAGGGTGAAGGACGGGGAAAAGCTTCCGGTAAAGGCCGGAATGGCTGTGTATTGGAGCAAAGGCGAAGAGCATGAATCAGGGTCTGAAACGGGCATGACCGCCATCGTCGCGGAAGGTTCGGACTTGGACCCTCAGCGCTTCCTGTCTTCCTTTTAA
- the gatC gene encoding Asp-tRNA(Asn)/Glu-tRNA(Gln) amidotransferase subunit GatC, whose translation MSRISEEQVKHVAHLARLAITEDEVKRFTGQLDAIIGFAEQLNELDTSSVDATSHVLDMKNVMREDKPVDGLPREDVLKNAPDHKDGQVRVPSILD comes from the coding sequence ATGTCCAGAATTTCCGAAGAGCAGGTGAAGCACGTTGCCCACCTGGCACGACTGGCCATCACAGAAGATGAAGTAAAACGATTCACAGGTCAACTTGACGCCATCATCGGCTTCGCTGAGCAGTTGAACGAGCTGGATACGTCCAGTGTCGACGCGACAAGCCATGTACTGGATATGAAGAATGTCATGCGCGAGGACAAGCCGGTCGACGGTCTGCCACGCGAAGACGTATTGAAGAATGCACCGGATCACAAAGACGGACAGGTACGCGTACCATCGATATTGGATTAA
- the gatA gene encoding Asp-tRNA(Asn)/Glu-tRNA(Gln) amidotransferase subunit GatA — translation MSLFDHKLSELHELLHKKEVSVTDLVSESYKRIGDVEDKVKAFLTLDEENARNKAKALDEKLGTDESKGLLFGMPIGIKDNIVTKGLRTTSGSKILENFDPIYDATVINKLHTAETITIGKLNMDEFAMGSSTENSGYQKTSNPWNLDTVPGGSSGGSAASVAAGEVPFSLGSDTGGSIRQPAAFTGTVGLKPTYGRVSRFGLIAFASSLDQIGPITRNVEDNAYLLQAIAGVDANDSTSANVEVPNYAAALTGDVKGLKIAVPKEYLGEGVGEEARQAVLASLKVLEGLGATWEEVSLPHSKYGVATYYLLASSEASANLARFDGVRYGYRSPNADNLLDLYKKTRAEGFGDEVKRRIMLGTFALSSGYYDAYYKKAQQARTLIKKDFEDVFEKFDVILGPTTPTPAFKIGEKIDDPLTMYANDILTIPVNLAGVPGISVPCGFSSTGLPLGLQIIGKHFDESTIYRVAHAFEQATDFHKKRPQL, via the coding sequence ATGTCATTATTCGACCATAAATTATCAGAACTTCACGAACTTCTTCATAAGAAGGAAGTATCGGTAACGGATCTCGTAAGCGAATCTTACAAGCGTATCGGCGATGTAGAAGATAAAGTAAAGGCATTCCTCACATTGGATGAAGAGAATGCACGGAATAAAGCAAAAGCCCTTGATGAAAAGCTCGGCACAGATGAAAGCAAAGGCCTTCTATTCGGTATGCCGATCGGAATCAAGGATAACATCGTCACGAAAGGCCTTCGTACGACATCGGGAAGTAAGATCCTTGAGAACTTCGATCCAATCTATGATGCGACTGTCATCAATAAACTACATACAGCCGAAACCATCACGATCGGGAAACTGAATATGGATGAGTTCGCCATGGGTTCTTCCACTGAAAACTCAGGCTACCAAAAGACAAGCAACCCTTGGAATCTTGACACGGTACCAGGCGGTTCTTCAGGTGGATCCGCTGCGTCTGTTGCTGCAGGCGAAGTGCCATTCTCCCTTGGTTCCGACACAGGTGGATCGATCCGCCAGCCGGCAGCTTTCACAGGTACAGTCGGGTTGAAACCGACATATGGCCGCGTGTCCCGTTTCGGACTGATCGCGTTCGCTTCATCCCTTGACCAGATCGGACCGATCACAAGGAACGTAGAAGACAATGCGTATCTCCTTCAGGCGATCGCGGGCGTGGATGCCAATGACTCTACATCTGCAAACGTCGAAGTACCTAATTATGCAGCTGCCCTCACAGGGGACGTGAAAGGCCTGAAGATCGCCGTTCCGAAAGAATACCTCGGAGAAGGCGTTGGCGAAGAAGCGCGTCAGGCGGTCCTTGCTTCCTTGAAGGTCCTTGAAGGACTTGGTGCAACGTGGGAAGAAGTATCCCTTCCACATTCCAAGTATGGTGTGGCGACCTACTATCTCCTTGCATCGTCTGAAGCATCTGCAAACCTTGCCCGCTTCGACGGCGTGCGCTACGGTTACCGCTCACCGAATGCAGACAATCTTCTCGACCTTTATAAGAAAACCCGTGCTGAAGGCTTCGGGGACGAAGTGAAGAGAAGGATCATGCTCGGAACATTCGCCCTAAGCTCAGGCTACTATGATGCATATTACAAAAAAGCACAGCAGGCACGCACGCTGATCAAAAAGGATTTCGAAGATGTATTCGAGAAGTTCGACGTCATCCTCGGGCCAACGACGCCGACACCTGCATTCAAAATCGGTGAAAAGATCGACGATCCACTCACCATGTATGCCAACGATATCCTGACGATTCCGGTCAACCTTGCAGGAGTGCCGGGGATTTCTGTCCCATGCGGCTTCTCTTCCACAGGTCTTCCGCTCGGTCTTCAGATCATCGGAAAGCATTTCGACGAAAGCACTATTTATCGCGTTGCCCATGCATTCGAACAGGCAACGGACTTCCATAAAAAAAGACCACAACTGTAA
- the gatB gene encoding Asp-tRNA(Asn)/Glu-tRNA(Gln) amidotransferase subunit GatB, whose product MNFETIIGLEVHVELKTDSKMFSPAPNHFGADPNTNTNVIDLGYPGVLPVVNKRAIEFGMKAAMALNCEIATDTKFDRKNYFYPDNPKAYQISQFDKPIGENGWIEIEVNGEKKRIGITRLHLEEDAGKLTHSGDGYSLVDYNRQGTPLIEIVSEPDIRTPEEAYAYLEKLKSIIQYTGVSDCKMEEGSLRCDANISLRPIGQEKFGTKAELKNLNSFNFVKKGLEHEVVRQEKVLLSGGIIEQETRRFDESTGKTLLMRVKEGSDDYRYFPEPDLLNLHIDQEWMDRIRAEIPELPDARKKRYVEDMGLPAYDAMVLTLTKEMSDFFEATVAKGADSKQASNWLMGEVSAYLNAQQKELSDIALTPEGLAGMISLIEKGTISSKIAKKVFKELVENGGDPEVIVKEKGLVQISDEGALLKIVTETLDANPQSIEDFKNGKDRAIGFLVGQIMKATKGQANPPMVNKLLLQEIKKR is encoded by the coding sequence ATGAACTTTGAAACGATAATCGGACTTGAAGTCCACGTAGAATTGAAGACGGACAGTAAAATGTTCTCTCCGGCTCCGAACCATTTCGGTGCCGATCCGAATACGAATACGAATGTCATCGACCTTGGCTACCCGGGTGTCCTTCCCGTGGTCAATAAGCGCGCAATCGAATTCGGCATGAAGGCCGCCATGGCCCTCAACTGTGAAATCGCCACGGATACGAAGTTCGACCGAAAGAACTACTTCTATCCTGATAATCCGAAAGCCTACCAGATCTCCCAGTTTGACAAGCCGATCGGTGAAAACGGCTGGATCGAAATCGAAGTGAACGGCGAGAAGAAGCGCATCGGTATCACCCGACTTCACCTTGAAGAAGATGCCGGTAAACTGACGCACTCAGGAGACGGGTATTCACTTGTCGACTACAACCGTCAGGGTACGCCCCTTATCGAGATCGTATCAGAGCCGGATATCCGTACACCGGAAGAGGCCTATGCCTATCTTGAAAAGCTGAAATCCATCATCCAATACACCGGTGTTTCCGACTGTAAGATGGAAGAAGGATCCCTCCGCTGCGATGCGAACATCTCCCTCCGTCCGATCGGTCAGGAGAAATTCGGTACAAAAGCAGAGCTTAAGAACCTGAACTCATTCAACTTCGTCAAGAAGGGTCTTGAGCATGAAGTAGTTCGCCAGGAGAAAGTCCTTCTTTCAGGAGGCATCATCGAGCAGGAGACGCGCCGATTCGATGAATCGACGGGTAAAACCCTCCTCATGCGTGTCAAGGAAGGATCGGATGACTATCGTTACTTCCCGGAACCGGATCTATTGAACCTTCATATCGACCAAGAGTGGATGGACCGCATCCGCGCCGAGATCCCTGAGCTTCCAGACGCACGTAAGAAGCGCTACGTGGAAGACATGGGACTGCCGGCATACGATGCCATGGTGTTGACGCTCACGAAGGAAATGTCCGACTTCTTCGAAGCGACTGTCGCCAAGGGTGCAGACTCGAAGCAGGCGTCCAACTGGCTCATGGGTGAGGTTTCTGCTTACCTGAATGCCCAGCAAAAAGAGCTCAGCGATATCGCTTTGACACCTGAAGGTCTTGCTGGAATGATCAGCTTGATCGAGAAGGGGACGATTTCTTCCAAGATCGCGAAGAAAGTGTTCAAGGAGCTTGTGGAAAACGGTGGAGATCCAGAAGTGATCGTGAAGGAGAAGGGACTTGTCCAAATCTCCGATGAGGGTGCCCTCCTCAAGATCGTGACGGAAACACTGGATGCGAATCCACAGTCCATCGAGGACTTCAAGAACGGTAAGGATCGTGCGATTGGATTCCTTGTCGGCCAGATCATGAAGGCGACAAAGGGTCAGGCGAATCCGCCGATGGTCAATAAGCTTCTCTTGCAGGAGATCAAGAAACGCTAA
- a CDS encoding DUF4257 domain-containing protein — protein sequence MLMGGIGGLGHILVFKNGHFTFPRKFIDDQGEKHYVFGSVKDIIIGVLAGFISVLPVVDTVPVWYIIYISLLSGIGGSSVITRKIEQNLAETKASYIQELSHYQLELTSKGGSSNHNEVKPVDDVEEQKNQG from the coding sequence ATGTTGATGGGTGGTATTGGGGGCTTGGGACATATCCTGGTATTCAAGAATGGTCATTTCACTTTCCCACGGAAATTCATCGATGACCAGGGTGAGAAACACTATGTGTTTGGTTCGGTCAAGGACATCATCATCGGGGTATTGGCCGGATTCATATCCGTGCTGCCAGTTGTTGATACAGTCCCGGTCTGGTATATCATCTATATCAGTTTATTATCGGGAATCGGGGGAAGTTCCGTCATCACGCGAAAAATCGAACAAAATCTTGCAGAGACGAAGGCGTCTTATATTCAAGAGCTATCTCATTATCAGCTCGAACTGACCTCTAAGGGAGGATCTTCAAATCATAATGAGGTGAAACCTGTTGACGATGTGGAAGAACAAAAGAATCAAGGTTGA